One window from the genome of Gambusia affinis linkage group LG14, SWU_Gaff_1.0, whole genome shotgun sequence encodes:
- the tfpi2 gene encoding tissue factor pathway inhibitor 2: MAFALLAFFTLFASFSSSLALSRSKGACLLQVENGPCRGEIERYYYNTVTQKCEIFYYGGCQGNANNFKSYQECQKACFRIPKIPQICRFPKEVGHCRGLFPRYFFNMTTMQCESFYYGGCGGNTNRFEDLPSCLEYCSPKKTIPVLCLDPLDKGKCSASITRYYYNTATKTCKEFVYSGCGGSGNNFVSRQSCVDVCVQGPKKRSSHGKLRRLRRNRNNHTPLFQV, encoded by the exons ATGGCGTTTGCCTTACTTGCGTTTTTTACGttatttgcatcattttccAGTAGTCTGGCGTTGTCACGAAGTAAAG GCGCATGTCTGCTTCAAGTGGAAAATGGTCCCTGCAGAGGAGAAATCGAGCGCTATTACTACAACACCGTTACCCAGAAGTGCGAGATATTTTATTATGGAGGTTGCCAGGGAAATGCCAACAATTTCAAGAGTTATCAGGAATGCCAAAAGGCATGCTTCAGAATCCCAA AGATTCCTCAAATCTGCAGGTTTCCCAAAGAGGTGGGTCATTGTCGTGGCCTCTTTCCCCGCTATTTCTTCAACATGACCACTATGCAGTGTGAGTCCTTTTACTACGGGGGATGTGGCGGAAACACCAATCGCTTTGAAGACCTCCCCTCTTGCCTGGAGTACTGCAGTCCCAAAAAAA CTATTCCTGTGCTCTGTCTGGACCCTCTGGACAAAGGCAAGTGTTCGGCCTCTATAACTCGGTACTACTACAACACGGCCACCAAGACGTGCAAGGAGTTTGTCTACTCGGGCTGCGGAGGCAGCGGCAACAACTTTGTGTCACGGCAGAGCTGTGTGGACGTGTGTGTTCAAG gacCAAAAAAACGCTCAAGCCATGGGAAACTTCGACGCTTGAGGCGAAATAGAAACAATCACACCCCGCTGTTCCAGGTCTAA
- the gngt1 gene encoding guanine nucleotide-binding protein G(T) subunit gamma-T1 codes for MPVINVDDLTDKDKAVMEVNQLKIEVKLERWLTSKCCEEIKEYIQAGVEEDTLVKGISEEKNPFKEKGGCVIC; via the exons ATGCCAGTCATAAATGTGGACGACCTGACGGACAAGGATAAGGCTGTGATGGAAGTAAACCAACTCAAAATTGAAGTAAAGCTTGAGAGGTGGTTG ACTTCTAAATGCTGTGAGGAAATCAAGGAGTACATTCAGGCTGGAGTGGAAGAGGACACCCTCGTCAAAGGCATTTCAGAGGAGAAGAACCCCTTCAAGGAGAAAGGTGGCTGTGTCATCTGCTGA